The following is a genomic window from Strigops habroptila isolate Jane chromosome 18, bStrHab1.2.pri, whole genome shotgun sequence.
CACAGCAAGATGACCCAGGAGCAGGCGCTAAGTGCCTGTTAGTCCCATAACCCTCCAAGTGCAGAGCCTGCTGACTACCACAGGATTGGACCCGGTGTCCAACTGCAGCTGGCAGCCCGTGCTGGGCACACGGTGCTGGcacctcagccctgccctgagcccTGCTCTCCGTCCTTTGCAGACAAGCCAGAGTGGTTCAGTGAGCTCCCGTACTTGTGGACCAAGGTGCAGGTGCTGGAATGGATCAGCTACCACGTGGAGAAGAACAAGTACGATGCCAGCTCCATCGACTTCTCCTGCTGCAACATGGACGGGCACGCACTCTGCCGCTGCACTCGGGACCAGATGCGCCTCATCTTTGGGCCCCTGGGGGATGAGCTCTATGACCGTCTGCATGAGATCAGTGAGTGGCCCAATGTCCCCTTCGTACCCAGGCCTGGCAGCTGGAAGCATGAGGCTGGGACCCCCCCACCAGCCCAGGACCTTCTGCCTCCTGCGCACTGCAGAAGGCTGCCTGGAGGGGACTGCATTGGGGAGGCTGCGCAGGGGGACATGGGTGCACGGATGAGAgtccaggcagggctgggcttAGCTCCCAGTAAGCACCACTCACCCCATAGGCAATAGGCATCACTAATCCCAGTCCCCCACCTGTGCAGCCTCCGACGAGCTCAACTGGATCATTGACttactggaaaaagagaatgcGACTTCCCAAGAAGCCCTCCTGGACTGCAGCCACCTGGGTAAGAGAGGGGCCCCGACCAAGCCTTCTCCCCAGGGACCACATGCTGATGCAGATAGGGCTAaccccttcttcccttctgtgcCCCTTCCAGAGCTGGGAAATCCCTGTGCCAATGACTCCTTGGAGGACATGAAGCCCACAAACCCTTTCCTATCCACAGACTTCACCTGCTTGCCTGATGCCATGTCCCCAGGCAGCTCTGATGTCTCAGGTCAGTTTTACCCAGGGAAAAGTTCCCTTTGCTTGTGCTGGTCTGGAAGATCAATGGAAAACTGCCCTAGCACCAAAGGCGGGTTGTACCGCGCTGTCTGCAGGGGCCTGGGGCAGGGTGAGGGGAGCCAGGGGAGAAGCGTCTCCAGCTGCCAACAGCTGGTGGACGTGAAGTGTTGTTCCTTTGCCTGTCAGGGCCTGTGATGTCCCACAGCCCCAACTCCCAGGACTCCGGTGGAAGTGACCTTGATCTCGACCCCACAGAAGCAAAGCTCTTCCCAGACGGTGAGTTGCTTGCTTCCAGCCGGGAGCTGTGAGGAGGGTTTCCTCCTGggctcttccagcagctgcagggcacATCCCGTCTCAGTGGTTTTAGGGACAACACCGGAATATCCATCCTCAgactgggaaggagggaagggactGGTTTTCTGTGCGCTCTGGGTCTATTTCTCTGCCTCTAACACGGCGATGGTGCAGgctccagggcagagctgggataGCCAGGGCAGCAGTGAGCTTGGTGGTGGCAGATGGGTGAAGGCTGCACCCAGAGATCCTGGGCACTGAAAGCTGTGCTCATTACTGATCCCAGCTGGCAATGATACCTGGAATACTGGAGATGCAAGGAAGCAGCAAGGTTTGGTGGATGATCAGCATGCTGCCCTAAGCACGGTGGCACAGATGAGGGTGGGGTGAGGCTGGAGGGAACGGAGGTACCTTCTTCTCAGGGGGATGGTTTCTGGGCACCGGGGCCTGAAAAGAGTGTGCAGCCCCTCATCTCTCCCCCAGCCAGCTCTCTCCTGTGCTTCTGCTCTTGAGGAGGATATCTCCGTGCCCAGGGAGGAGGGGACAGGCTCTGCACGGTGTAACGTGTCCCCTCCTCTGTGTGCGCAGATGGCTTTGCAGGCAGCAAGAAAGGGGACAGCAAACACGGCAAGCGGAAACGGGGACGGCCCCGAAAACTCAGCAAGGAGAGCAGAGACTGCCTGGAGAGCCGAAAGAGCAAGCACTGTAGGTGAACCCCGAAGTCCAGGAGCTCAGATTGCCTCCCCCAGTTTGGCTCAATGCtgggggggaggtgggaggaAGGGCCATGTCCACTGGCTGTGCCTCTTGGCAGAGGGGGGGTTCAGGGAGATCCAAAGTACAGGGACCTGCAGGATCTTCCCTCCTCTACAGCttgctcttctcttccagcCCCAAGAGGTACCCACCTGTGGGAGTTCATCCGGGACATCCTGATCCACCCTGAGCTGAATGAGGGGCTGATGAAGTGGGAGGACCGGCAGGAGGGCATCTTCAAGTTCCTGCGCTCAGAAGCGGTGGCTCAGCTCTGgggtcagaagaagaaaaacagcagcatgaCCTATGAGAAGCTGAGCAGAGCCATGCGGTGAGTGCCTTCCCCTGTCCCAGGGGGAAACCTGCCCCACAGGGTTGGGTCAGACCCACCAGCGCTCAGCCTGGATCGCCCATAGCAGCTCCCCAGCACATGAGGCTGCATCCAAAGCCCTGATTCCACCTCCATCTCCTCCAGATACTACTACAAACGAGAGATCCTGGAGAGAGTCGATGGGCGACGGCTGGTGTACAAGTTTGGGAAGAACTCCAGtggctggaaggaggaggaggtgctcaACAGGAACAAGGAGCTGTAGGAGTCCTGGATGAGCTGGGGTCTGACAAGCCCCAAGGGCCAGCCCCAAGCTGGGCTCCTTGGCAGGAACCTTTGCCTGCAGCTGTATCTGGAAGCTGCTGCCCCATGCAGGGTGTGAGACTCGGAGCCTTGCATGCGCAGGCTTGTGCCTGCTGGTGACTGTCGGCACTGAGGTGTTTAAAGCTGATATCTTGGCTCCAGGAGGTTATTGTAAACAGTTATGTCCCTCGCTGGATTCATACCTCCGAAACTGGAGTCACAGTGACTTTGGCTGCTTCCAAACCTGGACGAATGCAAACAGCAAGAGAAGCTCAAGAAGCAGCTGGCACCACAGTGAGACTCCAGCAGGACTCCTGCTGTCACCCACCTCCTacccaggcagagcagcagcaccaccacctcACCTGTGATAAGACAGACTTCATCCCATCTGTATGGTCCTCCCTTGCTCCGTGTTGACGGTGCCCACATCAAGTTCGCTCCATGTGGGATGGGTGAGGcccccctgtgctgcagcttctcagTGTGGTACCTGCTGAGAGAAGATGGGAACACTGTGGAGCTTCACCTGGCCCTGGAGTGCCCTCAGGGGAGAGGGGACTTGGGACAGCAGTGCCGTTCTGCATTTCCATCCCAGCTGCCTGTAGCTAGaaacaggcttttttccccaaaaagtAGCTTCTAATTTAtgtaagacaaaacaaaaaaaccacccaaaaaaaaaaaaaaaaaggcacagaatgaatgtacagatgtattttttcatCAGTAAGATGTTCCCATGTGAAAGTGTGCGTTGTAGGGCACGCACGTCCTTTGGAAGGTGGTGATGCTCAGCTGGACTGAAGTGATGTCACGGAGGCACAGACTGGCTCTGTGTCAGCCACAGCAGGGGGATGCCAGCCCAGCCAGGCACTCAGCAGCTGCATGTGGTTTCCTCCGGTTCAAACGGGAAGGTAAAATGAATAAatggttgtttggttgggttttttgtacCTCCCTGtcatttttcttggcttttttgggggttttttttcttgaaagacagGGTGGGGACAAGACTCGTGTTACCTGGAATGCCCCATTGCATGAACCCCGTCTgccaccatccctcctgcctgctgggcaTGGACTAATCTGGTCATCAAACAGGTTGAGGGGGGTGGTTCTtaccctctactctgctctcataaGACCCCCCTGAAGTcttgcatccagctctggggcaacagcacaagagggacgtggagctgctggagcgaggccagaggaggccccggagctgctgcgagggctggagcagctctgctctggagccaggctgagagagctgggctggggcagcctggagaagagaaggctcctgaaggggagaccttagagcagctccagtgcctaaaggggctccaggaaacctggagaggggctttggacaagggcctgtagggacaggccaaggggaatggctttaacctgccagaggggagattgagatgagctctgaggcagaagctcttccctgtgagggtgctgaggcgctggcacagggtgcccagagaagctgtggctgccccatccctggcagtgttcaaggccaggttggacacaggggcttggagcaacctgctctagtggaaggtgtccctgcccgtggcagggggttggagctggatgagctttaaggtcccttccaacacaaactagtCTGTGATCCTGGTCAGAGGGTCTTCCTTAGCGTGAGGTCCCTAGGCTGGGGGGAGTGGGATCTGGATGCCCTGCCTCAAAGCCAGCCATGCAGGGGCATCTCACACCAGCTCCCAACCCTTGGCTTTTCTGAGGACCCTCCAGAAATTCCGCCCTGGCCATCACCTTGGCCAGAGGGCTCCCGGGAGCACCAGCTCCAAACCAGTGTTTGCCA
Proteins encoded in this region:
- the ELF3 gene encoding ETS-related transcription factor Elf-3 isoform X1; this translates as MAGSCEISNILSNYISAMYQPDEMQPTLDMLGHLGDDSTLGLSLPTSQPLAQSTDKPEWFSELPYLWTKVQVLEWISYHVEKNKYDASSIDFSCCNMDGHALCRCTRDQMRLIFGPLGDELYDRLHEITSDELNWIIDLLEKENATSQEALLDCSHLELGNPCANDSLEDMKPTNPFLSTDFTCLPDAMSPGSSDVSGPVMSHSPNSQDSGGSDLDLDPTEAKLFPDDGFAGSKKGDSKHGKRKRGRPRKLSKESRDCLESRKSKHSPRGTHLWEFIRDILIHPELNEGLMKWEDRQEGIFKFLRSEAVAQLWGQKKKNSSMTYEKLSRAMRYYYKREILERVDGRRLVYKFGKNSSGWKEEEVLNRNKEL
- the ELF3 gene encoding ETS-related transcription factor Elf-3 isoform X2 is translated as MYQPDEMQPTLDMLGHLGDDSTLGLSLPTSQPLAQSTDKPEWFSELPYLWTKVQVLEWISYHVEKNKYDASSIDFSCCNMDGHALCRCTRDQMRLIFGPLGDELYDRLHEITSDELNWIIDLLEKENATSQEALLDCSHLELGNPCANDSLEDMKPTNPFLSTDFTCLPDAMSPGSSDVSGPVMSHSPNSQDSGGSDLDLDPTEAKLFPDDGFAGSKKGDSKHGKRKRGRPRKLSKESRDCLESRKSKHSPRGTHLWEFIRDILIHPELNEGLMKWEDRQEGIFKFLRSEAVAQLWGQKKKNSSMTYEKLSRAMRYYYKREILERVDGRRLVYKFGKNSSGWKEEEVLNRNKEL